Part of the candidate division WOR-3 bacterium genome, ATGGTGCGTGCTATCATATTGGCGGTGGTTTTCACCACGCGTTTGCTGACCATGCGGAGGGCTTTTGTTATCTAAATGACGTGGTTTTCAGTGCAGTCATGATGCTCGAACAGGGTGTTGAGAAGGTTGCTGTTATCGACTGTGACCTGCACCAGGGCAATGGTACTGCAAAGTTCTTTGAGAACGAAAAACGTGTCTTCACTTTTTCGATGCACCAGGAACATCTCTATCCTGCAAAACAGAAATCGGATCTGGATATCGGATTGCGCAACGGCGTAGACGATGAAGAGTATCTCGAACTCCTGACAGGCGCTCTGGAAAAGATCTTCGGCGGATTCCGGCCTGGTTTTGTTATTTATCTTGCCGGTGCAGATCCCTACATTTTTGACCAACTCGGCAGTCTCAGGTTGACAGTCGATGGTCTGAGAAAAAGAGATGAATTCGTTATGAGTAAGGTCAATGAAAGTAATATACCGGTAATTGCCGTGCTCGGTGGCGGTTACGCAGAGAACGTGGCAGATACGGTCGAGATCCACTGCAACACCGCACGCGTGATGACGGAACTACTCAAAGAACGTTAGGTGCGCTACTATCGTTATTATCGCTATATTCGCTAGTACTTTCGTCACGGACACTCCGCAGTAGGAGTTGAATGTTCTGCGACGTGAAGGGAGGGAGTATGATGTCGATCTTGTTCTGTGTCGTAATGGGAAGTAGTGATATGATCAAGTTGCCAGATCCTGAATTCACTGGGCGTTCAATTGA contains:
- a CDS encoding histone deacetylase, encoding MKFIYSPNYHADIGSHVFPTEKYDLIYKQLQTEGLIKEGDMLSPERPSNEQLLRVVSREYLDDLVNYRLTARTYPSEMPVKKDIIDAQLLCCGGSHLAARSAIEHGACYHIGGGFHHAFADHAEGFCYLNDVVFSAVMMLEQGVEKVAVIDCDLHQGNGTAKFFENEKRVFTFSMHQEHLYPAKQKSDLDIGLRNGVDDEEYLELLTGALEKIFGGFRPGFVIYLAGADPYIFDQLGSLRLTVDGLRKRDEFVMSKVNESNIPVIAVLGGGYAENVADTVEIHCNTARVMTELLKER